A window from Vicia villosa cultivar HV-30 ecotype Madison, WI unplaced genomic scaffold, Vvil1.0 ctg.000924F_1_1, whole genome shotgun sequence encodes these proteins:
- the LOC131632285 gene encoding F-box/kelch-repeat protein At3g23880-like isoform X2 — protein MNSPPAKSPHLNGAPTSLLFLLDELISEILSRLPVKTLMQMKCVCKSWKTLISDPSFAKLHLQRSPKNTHFLLTPEWSMPDEDWDCCVVPFTVTDLIESPLLITSNYRLRSITVSYGPQSRYRLRNMDCWKIVGSCNGLLCLLGGFWATKNKIFWLRFWNPATRTLSEKLGYLTEFWRLAFGYDVSANSYKVVAFSPNKVKVFSLGDNVWKNIDCFPTVPFGFHPSSPGRYPFMNSGVYISSTINWLAIRNKSQYDWNDITIEQFVIVSLNLGTETYQELLPPRGFVEVPPVEPSVNVLMDCLCFSHRAKGTHFVIWKMMEFGVRESWTLFLSISFQSLQIYDGIDDWLAYGSQLFLFPLYFSDSNDTLIIASNQEGDGFYNQQAILYNWRYNIVEEITSKHTEILWFYTKDYVESLVSTCPNSI, from the exons ATGAATTCCCCTCCAGCGAAGTCTCCGCATTTAAACGGCGCTCCGACATCACTGTTATTTCTCCTTGATGAACTCATCTCAGAAATTCTTTCGCGGCTTCCCGTCAAAACTCTCATGCAAATGAAATGTGTTTGTAAGTCATGGAAAACCCTAATCTCCGATCCCTCCTTTGCTAAATTGCACCTTCAGCGATCGCCAAAAAACACCCACTTCTTACTGACACCAGAATGGTCTATGCCTGACGAGGATTGGGATTGCTGCGTCGTACCCTTTACCGTAACTGATTTGATAGAGAGTCCATTGCTCATCACTAGCAACTATCGATTGAGGAGTATCACTGTTTCCTATGGTCCTCAGTCTCGCTACCGATTGAGGAATATGGATTGCTGGAAGATAGTTGGTTCATGTAATGGATTGCTCTGCTTGCTCGGTGGTTTTTGGGCTACCAAGAATAAAATATTCTGGCTCCGTTTTTGGAACCCAGCCACGAGGACATTATCTGAAAAATTAGGTTATCTAACTGAATTTTGGAGGTTGGCTTTTGGTTATGATGTTTCAGCCAACTCTTATAAGGTGGTGGCATTCTCTCCAAACAAGGTTAAAGTTTTTAGTTTGGGTGACAATGTTTGGAAAAACATTGACTGTTTTCCAACGGTTCCATTCGGTTTTCATCCTAGTAGTCCCGGCCGTTACCCATTTATGAATAGTGGTGTTTATATAAGTAGTACTATTAACTGGTTGGCTATTCGAAATAAGTCTCAATATGATTGGAATGATATTACCATCGAGCAATTTGTGATTGTCTCGCTCAATCTTGGCACGGAGACTTACCAGGAGTTGTTGCCACCTCGGGGTTTTGTTGAAGTACCACCTGTCGAGCCATCTGTAAATGTGTTGATGGACTGTCTTTGTTTTTCTCACCGTGCCAAGGGAACTCATTTTGTTATATGGAAGATGATGGAATTTGGAGTTCGAGAGTCTTGGACTTTATTCCTCAGCATTAGTTTTCAAAGTCTTCAAATTTACGATGGCATTGATGATTGGCTGGCATATGGTTCTCAATTGTTTCTGTTTCCTTTGTATTTTTCTGACAGTAACGACACACTGATTATTGCAAGCAATCAAGAAGGTGATGGTTTTTACAACCAACAGGCAATTCTCTATAATTGGAGATATAATATAGTAGAGGAAATTACTTCAAAGCACACCGAGATATTGTGGTTTTATACCAAGGATTATGTTGAAAGCTTGGTTTCGACCTGTCCAAA TAGTATCTAG
- the LOC131632285 gene encoding F-box/kelch-repeat protein At3g23880-like isoform X1 translates to MNSPPAKSPHLNGAPTSLLFLLDELISEILSRLPVKTLMQMKCVCKSWKTLISDPSFAKLHLQRSPKNTHFLLTPEWSMPDEDWDCCVVPFTVTDLIESPLLITSNYRLRSITVSYGPQSRYRLRNMDCWKIVGSCNGLLCLLGGFWATKNKIFWLRFWNPATRTLSEKLGYLTEFWRLAFGYDVSANSYKVVAFSPNKVKVFSLGDNVWKNIDCFPTVPFGFHPSSPGRYPFMNSGVYISSTINWLAIRNKSQYDWNDITIEQFVIVSLNLGTETYQELLPPRGFVEVPPVEPSVNVLMDCLCFSHRAKGTHFVIWKMMEFGVRESWTLFLSISFQSLQIYDGIDDWLAYGSQLFLFPLYFSDSNDTLIIASNQEGDGFYNQQAILYNWRYNIVEEITSKHTEILWFYTKDYVESLVSTCPKTTPSINFKHIRHY, encoded by the exons ATGAATTCCCCTCCAGCGAAGTCTCCGCATTTAAACGGCGCTCCGACATCACTGTTATTTCTCCTTGATGAACTCATCTCAGAAATTCTTTCGCGGCTTCCCGTCAAAACTCTCATGCAAATGAAATGTGTTTGTAAGTCATGGAAAACCCTAATCTCCGATCCCTCCTTTGCTAAATTGCACCTTCAGCGATCGCCAAAAAACACCCACTTCTTACTGACACCAGAATGGTCTATGCCTGACGAGGATTGGGATTGCTGCGTCGTACCCTTTACCGTAACTGATTTGATAGAGAGTCCATTGCTCATCACTAGCAACTATCGATTGAGGAGTATCACTGTTTCCTATGGTCCTCAGTCTCGCTACCGATTGAGGAATATGGATTGCTGGAAGATAGTTGGTTCATGTAATGGATTGCTCTGCTTGCTCGGTGGTTTTTGGGCTACCAAGAATAAAATATTCTGGCTCCGTTTTTGGAACCCAGCCACGAGGACATTATCTGAAAAATTAGGTTATCTAACTGAATTTTGGAGGTTGGCTTTTGGTTATGATGTTTCAGCCAACTCTTATAAGGTGGTGGCATTCTCTCCAAACAAGGTTAAAGTTTTTAGTTTGGGTGACAATGTTTGGAAAAACATTGACTGTTTTCCAACGGTTCCATTCGGTTTTCATCCTAGTAGTCCCGGCCGTTACCCATTTATGAATAGTGGTGTTTATATAAGTAGTACTATTAACTGGTTGGCTATTCGAAATAAGTCTCAATATGATTGGAATGATATTACCATCGAGCAATTTGTGATTGTCTCGCTCAATCTTGGCACGGAGACTTACCAGGAGTTGTTGCCACCTCGGGGTTTTGTTGAAGTACCACCTGTCGAGCCATCTGTAAATGTGTTGATGGACTGTCTTTGTTTTTCTCACCGTGCCAAGGGAACTCATTTTGTTATATGGAAGATGATGGAATTTGGAGTTCGAGAGTCTTGGACTTTATTCCTCAGCATTAGTTTTCAAAGTCTTCAAATTTACGATGGCATTGATGATTGGCTGGCATATGGTTCTCAATTGTTTCTGTTTCCTTTGTATTTTTCTGACAGTAACGACACACTGATTATTGCAAGCAATCAAGAAGGTGATGGTTTTTACAACCAACAGGCAATTCTCTATAATTGGAGATATAATATAGTAGAGGAAATTACTTCAAAGCACACCGAGATATTGTGGTTTTATACCAAGGATTATGTTGAAAGCTTGGTTTCGACCTGTCCAAA GACCACACCATCAATCAACTTCAAGCACATAAGGCATTATTGA
- the LOC131632285 gene encoding F-box/kelch-repeat protein At3g23880-like isoform X3, whose translation MNSPPAKSPHLNGAPTSLLFLLDELISEILSRLPVKTLMQMKCVCKSWKTLISDPSFAKLHLQRSPKNTHFLLTPEWSMPDEDWDCCVVPFTVTDLIESPLLITSNYRLRSITVSYGPQSRYRLRNMDCWKIVGSCNGLLCLLGGFWATKNKIFWLRFWNPATRTLSEKLGYLTEFWRLAFGYDVSANSYKVVAFSPNKVKVFSLGDNVWKNIDCFPTVPFGFHPSSPGRYPFMNSGVYISSTINWLAIRNKSQYDWNDITIEQFVIVSLNLGTETYQELLPPRGFVEVPPVEPSVNVLMDCLCFSHRAKGTHFVIWKMMEFGVRESWTLFLSISFQSLQIYDGIDDWLAYGSQLFLFPLYFSDSNDTLIIASNQEGDGFYNQQAILYNWRYNIVEEITSKHTEILWFYTKDYVESLVSTCPNI comes from the exons ATGAATTCCCCTCCAGCGAAGTCTCCGCATTTAAACGGCGCTCCGACATCACTGTTATTTCTCCTTGATGAACTCATCTCAGAAATTCTTTCGCGGCTTCCCGTCAAAACTCTCATGCAAATGAAATGTGTTTGTAAGTCATGGAAAACCCTAATCTCCGATCCCTCCTTTGCTAAATTGCACCTTCAGCGATCGCCAAAAAACACCCACTTCTTACTGACACCAGAATGGTCTATGCCTGACGAGGATTGGGATTGCTGCGTCGTACCCTTTACCGTAACTGATTTGATAGAGAGTCCATTGCTCATCACTAGCAACTATCGATTGAGGAGTATCACTGTTTCCTATGGTCCTCAGTCTCGCTACCGATTGAGGAATATGGATTGCTGGAAGATAGTTGGTTCATGTAATGGATTGCTCTGCTTGCTCGGTGGTTTTTGGGCTACCAAGAATAAAATATTCTGGCTCCGTTTTTGGAACCCAGCCACGAGGACATTATCTGAAAAATTAGGTTATCTAACTGAATTTTGGAGGTTGGCTTTTGGTTATGATGTTTCAGCCAACTCTTATAAGGTGGTGGCATTCTCTCCAAACAAGGTTAAAGTTTTTAGTTTGGGTGACAATGTTTGGAAAAACATTGACTGTTTTCCAACGGTTCCATTCGGTTTTCATCCTAGTAGTCCCGGCCGTTACCCATTTATGAATAGTGGTGTTTATATAAGTAGTACTATTAACTGGTTGGCTATTCGAAATAAGTCTCAATATGATTGGAATGATATTACCATCGAGCAATTTGTGATTGTCTCGCTCAATCTTGGCACGGAGACTTACCAGGAGTTGTTGCCACCTCGGGGTTTTGTTGAAGTACCACCTGTCGAGCCATCTGTAAATGTGTTGATGGACTGTCTTTGTTTTTCTCACCGTGCCAAGGGAACTCATTTTGTTATATGGAAGATGATGGAATTTGGAGTTCGAGAGTCTTGGACTTTATTCCTCAGCATTAGTTTTCAAAGTCTTCAAATTTACGATGGCATTGATGATTGGCTGGCATATGGTTCTCAATTGTTTCTGTTTCCTTTGTATTTTTCTGACAGTAACGACACACTGATTATTGCAAGCAATCAAGAAGGTGATGGTTTTTACAACCAACAGGCAATTCTCTATAATTGGAGATATAATATAGTAGAGGAAATTACTTCAAAGCACACCGAGATATTGTGGTTTTATACCAAGGATTATGTTGAAAGCTTGGTTTCGACCTGTCCAAA TATCTAG